CTTGCCAGAAAACTCAAGAAGGGAGAGGGTTGCCTGTTTTGCCTCCTCCCTGTCAGGAAACCTGCGCAAAACCTCATAGTAGCTTTCCTTTGCTTTTTCTCTGTTTCCCATATTGTAGTGAGCATCTCCCACCCTCAGCATAGCTCTCGCTTTGAGGGGGCTTTTTTCTGAAACTCTGTCAAAGAAGGATATGGCTCTCTGATAGTTACCCTCAAGAAAATAGGACATGCCCAGAAGGTAAACTTCCTCGTCGGACCTGTCTGTGAGAAAGCTCCTTGCCAGCCCCGTATCTCCCAACATCAGGGCGGAGCGGGCTTTGAGTAATTTTGACCTCTGGTCATTCCTTCCCTGGAGCAAACTAATGACCTCTCTGTATCTCTTAAGGTTGTAAAGGGCTATGGACCTGTAGTAAGGGTCTTGGAAGAACCCCAGAGCTCCTAGCCAGTCTCCTCTCCTGAACCTTTCCCATCCGCTGAACTCTCTGGCAAGCTCTGGATATAGCCCCGCCGCCTCAGAAAGCAAAGAGTTCATGTCCCCACCAGTCCAGTAGAGAGCCTCAAGAAGCCACATGTAATCTTCCCTGTCCTTACCTCTCTTGTTTTCTAAAAGACTTATAACCCTTTTGTAGTCTCCCACCCTGACTGCAGAGTATACCGCATACCTGAGATTTCCAGCCTCAAGAAAGCTCTTGAACGCAAGGGAGTAATCCCCTGCGTTGTAAGCTATGATGCCAGCGTTTTCTAAAAAGCGGGGATTTTTTGTCATAGCATATGTGAGCCTTGAAAGATAAAAGTCCTTCTCCGATATGAAGGCATAGAGCTCACCCGCAAGTCTTGGGCTGAGGCTTTCCAGCACTCCTGCATACCTGAAAGCCTGCTCTCCCTTCCCTTCCCTGTATTCAATCAGTGCAAGGTAATAAAGAGCTATGTCTCTGTATGGCTTTCCTGGGGTAGAATAGGAGGAGAGTATGCCTTTTGCCTCAGGCAGGCTTCCTGCAAAGTATTTTATGATAGCAGCCCTCAGCAATGTGCTGTCCCTGTATAGAGGGTTTTCCTTACCTTCCACAAAATCTGATACATACTGACAGTATTGGCTAAAGACCGCACTTTTACAATCTGGTTTTTCTGCCTTGCCTTCTTTTATATTCCTTACCACTTGCCAGAGCCCGTCCCTATTTTCAGGAACAGAGCCTTTCAGGACAAAGTGAAGGGCATAGTAAGCCTCACAGGCAGGTTTCTGATACATGTGGGAAAACTGACAGGAATTACTGAAAAGCTCAAGGGCTCTGCCTTTCTGGTCTTTTGAGTAGGCTATTATTCCAAGCACATACTCTGCCATAGGTTTGAAGGGTGAGTTGGGAATCACAATAACCTTCCCGAGCTCCTCCTCAGCCTGAGAGCTTCTGCCCTTCAGGTAGTAGTCAACACCAAGCCTGTAAGACAGGGCGTCCTTTGGCTCTCCGCAGCTTATACTGCTTGCTCTCTCCACCGGCTTGACCTGAGCGAATTCCATAACCCTTGGAGTTTCAAGCAGGGTAGGAGTCAGGTCGAGCTCTCTTGCGATAGGCATGGGAAGCTTCTCCGGAGGCATTAGCCTGGGCTTTTCCTCAAAAACCTTTCCGGTAAGCTCCACGCTTACGTCAAACTCCTTACTTATCTGCTGGGCAAAGGCAATAGCCAGAAGTAGTAATAGGCTAAAGAGCCTTATAGGCTTCCACATAAAGTTCCCCCAGATGACAGGTTATGTTAAGCCTCATTATAACATTCCTGTCCTTTTCCATGTGAACAAGAGAATAGCTGGCATTATCGCATCCAAAAGACCAGAACTTAGAAAGGTCCACCTTAAGAAGACCGCAATACATACACCTTATGGGAACGGTATGTGAGACAACAGCCACATTCTGACCCCAGTGCCTTTCCTTCAAGTATTCCATAAAGCTATTCACTCTGCTGTAAACATCCTGCAGACTCTCACCACCCTCAAAGCTCACCCTGTGAGGCTCTTCCAACCACTGTCTGAACTGCTCAGGATATCTTTCCTGCACCTCTTCCACAAGAAGCCCAGACCAGTTGCCGTGGTCAATCTCTATAACTCTCCTTTCTTCCACCACCTCAAGACCTTTCACACTGGCTATCTCCTGAGCCGTCTGAAGGGTCCTTTTAAGAGGGGAGGAGTAAAGGGCATGGAGTTCTACATCCTTGAAGTGCTCTCCAAGCCTTCTGGCCTGCTCTCTGCCCCTTTCTGAAAGCTCTGGGTCAAGAAGCCCCTGATACCTGCCTATGGGATTCCACTGACTCTCTGCGTGCCTTATGATGTAGAGCTTTACCATATTCTGTGTTCTATAAGGGTCTGGCTGTAAGCTTTTACACCTTCCCCGAGGTTTACGGGAAAACCCGACCTCTTTAGCACCACCTCAAGCATACCAAGAAGCATAAGACCATCTTTGGGGTCAACGCCCATGTGGGATATGCGGAATATTTTACCCTTGAGCTCATCCTGACCACCTGCAACCCTTATGCCGAGCTTGAGAAGCTCTTTTCTTAACTCTTCAGACCTTTCAGAACTTATCGCACTTACCGAGAGGGCGGGGTTCTCTGCAAACCTCCTCAGACCAAGGGCTTCAACCGCCCTTATAGTTCCCTCAGAGACAGCCCTGTGCCTTTTTTCAACTCTTTCCATACCTTCCTCAAGGAGCATGTGCAGAGACTCTCTCAGAGCAAGTATAAGGCTTATGGCAGGTGTCCATGCAGTCTGACCCTCCTTCTGTTTTGATAGTTCTTTCCTTATGCTGAAGTAGAAGGCTCTGTCTGTGAGATTTTTTTCTGCCCTTTCCGAGAACCAGAGGGTGGAAAGCCCGGGAGGGAGGAGAAAGCCCTTCTGCGAGCCACCCACAAGCACATCAAGACCCCACTCTGAGGGCTTAATGTGATAAACTCCAAGAGCGGTTATGGCATCCGCAATGCACAGGGCATCAAACTCCCTGCATATTCTTCCTATCTCCAGAGCTGGGTGGTAAACACCAGTAGAGGTTTCAGATATCTGAAAGAGAACTCCTCTGCAATCCGGGTTTTCCTTGAGAAGCTTCCTTACCCTTTCCGGGTCTGCAGACTTGCCCCACTCTACCCTGTATTCTATGGGCTTTAGCCCCCAGTGCTGTGCAAGCTTTAACCATCTTTCGCCAAATTTCCCCCCGTTTATCACAAGCACCTTCTCACCTTCTCTGAAAAAGTTGAGAACTGTTGCCTCCATGGCCCCAGTGCCTGAAGAGGCAAAAAAGACAAAGCTCTCCGAGGGCTCATCAAGAAGCTTTTTGAAGAGCTCTCTAACTTCAAGAAAGGCGTGCCTGAACTCTTCGGTTCTGTGATGTATTATTTGCCTTCCGAGAACTTCTCTTACTCTCTCGGGAAGCTCAACAGGACCGGGTGTGAAGATTCTTTCCTGAGACATGGTAGAATATTTTACCCCAAATGCTCGGACTTTCTCTTGCTTTGCTCTCCTCCCTTTTCTGGGGAACAAACGACTACCTGAGCAAAAGGGTTCTACTAAAGGGGGTTGATGAGAACTTCACTCTTTGGGTCAGGTTTCCCATAGCATGCCTCCTGCTTGCACCTCTGGGTGCCCTTTACTGGGATTTAAGCGTAAAAGTAGTCCTGTATGCCCTCCTGTGGCTCCCCCTTGAGGTTCTGGGTGGAGTCTTCTTTATGAAGGGCCTGAAACACGCACCTCTCTCTGTCGCCATGTCCTTCTACTCCTTCATGCCAGTCTTCTCAGCCTTATTTGGCTGGCTTCTCCTCTCCGAGGAGCCTTCCCTCGCTGGTATACTGGGTATGTCTCTGGTGGTGATGGCAAGCCTCCTTCTCGTGGGCTTTTCTCCAAGAGAGTTTTTTAGAAAAAACAGGGGAGTTCTCTACATGCTTATCTCCACCGCCCTTTTTGGTTTTAATGTGGTTCTTGGCAAGGCTTCCATAATGGAGAGCAATAGCCTCTTCTTCAGCTGGTTCTATACTTTCTGCATGAGCCTGGGAACTCTACTGTTTGTGAAGCCCTCTGAAGTTCTCAAAAAGGAAAACTACGCGCACTGGGAGGTCCCACTTCTGGGTTTATTCTTCGCCATAGGTGATGTGCTCTACAACCTGGCACTTTTCTTCACCCTTTCATCTTATGTTGCCTCCGCAGAAAGGCTTTCTCTGCTCGTGGTCCTCCTCTATGGAAAGCTCTTCTTGAGGGAAAGGGCGGAGAGGATATTGCTTCCAGCCATGCTTATGGTAGCAGGCAACGCACTTATGGCCTCTGACTGAGGTATGAGTTCTTATAGGATATGTAGTTTCTGGCAGACTCTTCAATAAGCCTTATTTCCTCCTCTTTCAGGTCCCTAACCACCTTTGCGGGAAAGCCCGCCACAAGCACGCCTGAAGGGAATTTCTTTCCTGGCGTAAGAAGTGCACCAGCCCCTATGAGCACGTAGTCTCCTACCTCAACCCCATCCATCACTACAGCGCCCATCCCCACCAACACATGGTTCCCTATCCTGCACCCGTGCAGTATAACCCTGTGTCCCACCGTTACAAAGTCTCCTATTATGGTGGGATGTGTGTCATGAGTTACATGCACCACCGAGTTGTCCTGTATGTTTGTCCCCCTTCCTATGCGTATGTAATTCACATCACCCCTTATGACGGTGCCGAACCAGACAGAAGAATCCTCACCCATCTCCACATCTCCGATAACTACCGAGTTTTCTGCAAGAAAGACTGAAGGTGGTATGAGAGGGTGCTTGTCTCTGTAGGGCATCAGGAGCGCCATAGGAATATTTTAAGGGAGCTTCCCGCATTCTTCCCAAGTGTATGCAACCTCACTGACAGGAAAATTTTGCTCCCTGAGCTCTAAAGAGCCTCTCTTTGCAGACAGTTTGAGACTCTTCCACTTGAGAGGTTTATGTTCAGTAAGGTAATTAAACCCCGATTCAACATGGGAGTGCCTGAGCCTGAAGGCATAAGCTCTCCACTCTTTGTAGACATATCCGTAGGCATTCATGGACCTCTCATCATAAAACCTCACCGCAGAGAAACCTTCACCAAGCAGCGAGCCGTGCCTGTTGTGCACAAGCAAGGCTTTCCTCACCTGATTCTGCCCATCACCCTCACCGGCTATGAAAAGCCCGTCCGAGGATACAAATCTGAAATAATCAAAGCCTGGTCTTTTGTAAAGTATACTCTCGAGGCCTGCGAGCTTAACAAGGAAACCCTCCGAGTCCCCACCAATTTCCATCCTCCCAGCAGCCCACCTTCCGTTTGTGTATCTTAGATAGTCGTTCTCCTTCCATCCGCTTCTTATGGCCTTCAGAGGTTTCATATAAGGGTCTGTCCACAATATAAAGCCATCGTATTTCCCTTCTTCTCCTACCCTTCCCACCACCACATAGCCACCTCCTGTCCCTGCAAGGCTGTAGGCGTATATGTTATTGTCAGCAGAATAGGCTCTGCCCCTTCTTTTCGCCACTTCTACAATGAAGAGACGCCAGAGATTTTCCCTCAGGCCTCCTACCGCATACTCACAGCTGACCTGCCAGAGTATACCCTCTGGACCCAGAAAAGAGCTTATAACTCCAGAGGTGCTGTTGTAAATCAGAAGCAAGGACCTTTCTCCCGAGTGTCCTGCTGCCACATAATTCCCACCACATTTTTTCACGCTGTATAAACTCTCATCCCTTTTATCCCCTATGAGAAAGGCAATCCTCCTCCTTTCATCCAGGAGAAGGGCCTGGTATCCCTCGCCCTCACTGAAAACCCTTCCTGTAAGGACATGCCCGTCGGATGCAAAGATAGCGCTGTTGAATAGCCCTTCTGCTTGCAATAGGAGGCACTCAAACACCTTTCATCCTCTTTTCATTTTTGAGTGATTATACTCCTCCATAAGGAGGAAGTGCCATGAAAAAGCTCGTCCTTTTGTCTGCAGCCCTTATGGGCCTAAGTGGAGTAAGCGCCGCAGGCGACAGGGTTTACCTTTCCCTAGGGGTAAACCTTGGATACCCGTCCTGTCCTGAAAGGAGGGTGGTGTATGCGGACAGAAGCCCGGATGTGGTCATAATAAGGCCCACACCCGTATATTACTATGCCCCTTACGAAAAGGTGGTCATAATAGAAAAGCGTGGACCCAAGCGCTGGAAAAAACACCCACGCTGGGACTGGTAAAGCTTACAGAGATGTAACTAAGTTAAAGGTAAAACCCTTCTTGACCGCACCTGAAGAGAGACATATACTTTCAGGGAAGGAGGTGCGGTCATGAAGAAGGTTCTTATCCTCACTGGAGATGCTTCAGAAGCCCTTGAGGTCTTCTATCCCCTTTACAGGTTAAGAGAAGAGGGTTTTGATGTGAAGGTGGCAACGCCTGGCAGAAAGCTGGTTCAGACAGTTGTCCACGACATGGAGCCAGGTGTGATGGAGACCTATACGGAGAAGCTTGGCTACAGGCTGGAGGCAGACCTTACCCTCAAGGAGGTAAATCCCGAAGACTTTGATGCCCTTTTTATACCCGGGGGGAGAGCTCCCGAGTATGTAAGGACTCATCAGAAAGCTGTAGAGGTTGTCAGGCACTTTTTTGAGAAGAACAAGCCTGTGGCAACTCTCTGCCATGGTCCTCAACTGCTGGTGGCGGCAGGTGTGGTAAAGGGCAGGAAGGTGAGCGCCTTTTATGTGCTGAAAGCCGATGTTGAGATGGCAGGGGGTGAGTATGTGGACGGTGTGGTTGTGGATAAGAACCTTGTTTCTGGCAGAGCCTGGCCAGACCTTCCAGAGATAATGAGAGAGTTTCTTAAACTCTTAAAGGGTTAAAGATGGGGAATGTGCTCGTGTTATACGACAGCAGAACGGGAAACACGAAGAAGATGGCAGAGCTGGTGGCAGAGGGAGCAAGGAGGGTAGCAGACACTGAGGTCAGGCTCAGGTCTGTTGAGGAAGCCACTAAGGAAGATGTGCTCTGGTGCCATGGTATGGCTGTGGGCACGCCCACCAACATGGGTATAGTGTCCTGGAAGCTCAAGAGGTTTTTTGACGATGTAATAGGAGACCTGTGGGGAAAGATTGATGGCAAGATTGGCTGTGCCTTTTCCTCTTCAGGTGGATGGGGCGGTGGCAATGAAGTGGCGTGCCTCTCTGTGCTTTATATGCTGATAAACTACGGCTTTTTAGTCTTTGGGCTCACTGACTACACTGGAAAAAAGTTTACCCTTCATTATGGCGCAGTTGTGGCAGGAGAGCCAAGAACTCAAGAGGAAAAGGAAGCCTGCCTGCGACTGGGCGAAAGGCTTGCCCAGTATGTGGCGGTGGTTTACGGGGGAAGAAGAGAGCTTTTAGAGCACATAATAAGCTTTGGAGGTAAGTTTCCATGGTAAAAGACTTTGAACTGAAGATAAACGGCAGACTATACAGGGTTAGGGCTTACGAAGATGAGCCCCTTCTGTGGGTTATACGCGAGAGGCTTAGATTGACTGGCACAAAGTTTGGGTGTGGTATTGGCATGTGTGGTTCCTGCACGGTTCTGATGGGCAGGCAGGCGGTCCGGTCCTGTCTTCTGCCTGTAAAGGATGCGGTGGGAAAGGAGATAACAACCATAGAAGGCATACCCTCCGACCATCCCCTCAAAAGGGCATGGCTTGAGCTTCAGGTGCCTCAATGTGGATACTGTCAGCCCGGTCAGCTCATGGAGGCATATGCACTTCTGATGGAAAATCCAAGACCCACAAGGGAGCAAATCATCCAGAGGCTCTCTTCTCACATATGCAGGTGTGGCACCTACAACAGGATAGTCAGGGCGGTAGAAACCGCCTCAAGAGGAGGCAAAGCATGATTACGAGAAGAGAACTTTTAAGACTGGGTGGTCTTACTCTTTCCGTCATGTTAACGCCCGGCGGCTACAGAATTCTCAAGGCTCAGGAAGTGCCAAGAAGGTATGCCCCAAACCTCTGGATAAACCTTTCAAAAGACAACTATCTTACTGTCTTTGTAAACAAGTCAGAGATGGGTCAGGGCGTCTACACAGGTCTTCCCATGCTCATAGCGGAGGAGCTTGACTTTCCCTGGGAAAGGGTAAGGGTAAGACCAGCTCCTGCAGGCAGAGCCTATGTAGACCCCAAGATGGGTATACAGCTTACTGGGGGAAGCACCAGCGTAAGAAACATGTATGAGACCCTCAGGCTCGCCGGTGCCAGCATGAGGGAGATGCTTATCAGTTCTGCCAGCAAAAAGCTGAGTATTCCAGCAGAGCAGATAAGGGCTGAGAGGGGACTGATTGTTGCAGGCGGCAGGCGCTACACCTACGGTGAGTTTGCAGACCTCGCCATGAAAGAGCCTGTGCCGTCAAAACCCAGACTCAAAAAACCGGATGAGTTTATATATATTGGCAGGTCTGTGCCCAGGCTTGATGCACCGGAGAAGGTAGAGGGCAGAGCAATCTTTGGCATAGATACCTTTGAAGATGGCATGGTCTATGCGGTGGTAGAAAGACCTCCCTACTTTGGTGCAAAGCCTATGAAGGTGGAGGCCAGCGAAGCAAAGTCTTTGCCTGAGGTGGTGGATGTCTTTCCCATATCCACAGGTGTGGCGGTATGCGGGCAGTCCTTCTGGTCCTGTCAGAAGGCAAGAGAAAGGGTAAGGATAGAGTGGAGTGAGAGCCTTGTGAAGGGCTGGGGGAATGAGGACCTTGAAAGATACTTTTTGCAGAAGTTGAAAGAGAGAGGTGAAGTGGTAAAGGTTAAGGGAAGCCCCCAGAAGGTTTTTGAAAGCTCATCCACAAGGCTGGAAGAGACCTATATACAACCCTATCTATATCACGCAACCATGGAGCCCATGGCGTGCCTTGCCTGGGTAAAGAAGGACGAGTGCATAGTCTACGCTCCCACTCAGTCCCAGACATGGGTTCTGGAGGCGGCAAAGAGAATAAGCGGGCTTCCAGAGAGCAGGATAAGGGTCATAACCACATATCTTGGGGGTGGCTTTGGAAGAAAGGCAAACGCAGAGTTTGTGGCAGAAGCCCTTGAGATATCAAAGAGGCTTGGAAAGCCCGTCAAGCTCATATACACGAGAGAGGACGACATCAGGTCTGGCTACTTCAGACCTTACAGTGCAACCCTTCTGAGAGCTTCCGCAGACCAGAAGGGCAACATAACCTCTCTTAGCTTTAAGATAGCAGTCCAGCCACTTCTGGGTGGGAGAGCATCAGTAGAGGGTGTGGAAAACATGTTTTATGACATTCCCAACCTGCATGTAGAAAGGGTGGATGTGGAGCTTCCAGTTAGCGTGTGGTTCTGGAGGTCAGTGGGCTCAACCCACAACGCCTTAAGCCTTGAGACATTTATAGACC
This window of the Aquificaceae bacterium genome carries:
- a CDS encoding gamma carbonic anhydrase family protein produces the protein MALLMPYRDKHPLIPPSVFLAENSVVIGDVEMGEDSSVWFGTVIRGDVNYIRIGRGTNIQDNSVVHVTHDTHPTIIGDFVTVGHRVILHGCRIGNHVLVGMGAVVMDGVEVGDYVLIGAGALLTPGKKFPSGVLVAGFPAKVVRDLKEEEIRLIEESARNYISYKNSYLSQRP
- a CDS encoding flavodoxin domain-containing protein, which produces MGNVLVLYDSRTGNTKKMAELVAEGARRVADTEVRLRSVEEATKEDVLWCHGMAVGTPTNMGIVSWKLKRFFDDVIGDLWGKIDGKIGCAFSSSGGWGGGNEVACLSVLYMLINYGFLVFGLTDYTGKKFTLHYGAVVAGEPRTQEEKEACLRLGERLAQYVAVVYGGRRELLEHIISFGGKFPW
- a CDS encoding DMT family transporter; protein product: MLGLSLALLSSLFWGTNDYLSKRVLLKGVDENFTLWVRFPIACLLLAPLGALYWDLSVKVVLYALLWLPLEVLGGVFFMKGLKHAPLSVAMSFYSFMPVFSALFGWLLLSEEPSLAGILGMSLVVMASLLLVGFSPREFFRKNRGVLYMLISTALFGFNVVLGKASIMESNSLFFSWFYTFCMSLGTLLFVKPSEVLKKENYAHWEVPLLGLFFAIGDVLYNLALFFTLSSYVASAERLSLLVVLLYGKLFLRERAERILLPAMLMVAGNALMASD
- a CDS encoding (2Fe-2S)-binding protein, whose protein sequence is MVKDFELKINGRLYRVRAYEDEPLLWVIRERLRLTGTKFGCGIGMCGSCTVLMGRQAVRSCLLPVKDAVGKEITTIEGIPSDHPLKRAWLELQVPQCGYCQPGQLMEAYALLMENPRPTREQIIQRLSSHICRCGTYNRIVRAVETASRGGKA
- a CDS encoding alanine--glyoxylate aminotransferase family protein, whose amino-acid sequence is MSQERIFTPGPVELPERVREVLGRQIIHHRTEEFRHAFLEVRELFKKLLDEPSESFVFFASSGTGAMEATVLNFFREGEKVLVINGGKFGERWLKLAQHWGLKPIEYRVEWGKSADPERVRKLLKENPDCRGVLFQISETSTGVYHPALEIGRICREFDALCIADAITALGVYHIKPSEWGLDVLVGGSQKGFLLPPGLSTLWFSERAEKNLTDRAFYFSIRKELSKQKEGQTAWTPAISLILALRESLHMLLEEGMERVEKRHRAVSEGTIRAVEALGLRRFAENPALSVSAISSERSEELRKELLKLGIRVAGGQDELKGKIFRISHMGVDPKDGLMLLGMLEVVLKRSGFPVNLGEGVKAYSQTLIEHRIW
- a CDS encoding xanthine dehydrogenase family protein molybdopterin-binding subunit, with product MITRRELLRLGGLTLSVMLTPGGYRILKAQEVPRRYAPNLWINLSKDNYLTVFVNKSEMGQGVYTGLPMLIAEELDFPWERVRVRPAPAGRAYVDPKMGIQLTGGSTSVRNMYETLRLAGASMREMLISSASKKLSIPAEQIRAERGLIVAGGRRYTYGEFADLAMKEPVPSKPRLKKPDEFIYIGRSVPRLDAPEKVEGRAIFGIDTFEDGMVYAVVERPPYFGAKPMKVEASEAKSLPEVVDVFPISTGVAVCGQSFWSCQKARERVRIEWSESLVKGWGNEDLERYFLQKLKERGEVVKVKGSPQKVFESSSTRLEETYIQPYLYHATMEPMACLAWVKKDECIVYAPTQSQTWVLEAAKRISGLPESRIRVITTYLGGGFGRKANAEFVAEALEISKRLGKPVKLIYTREDDIRSGYFRPYSATLLRASADQKGNITSLSFKIAVQPLLGGRASVEGVENMFYDIPNLHVERVDVELPVSVWFWRSVGSTHNALSLETFIDRIAYQTRQDPGELRLRLLKNNPVAYRVVQTAMEKAGWGRKKNLGIAYHYSFGSHACHVAEVSLDRKTGQVRVHRVVAVIDVGPVVVHPDLIRSQVEGAVVMGLSMALKEQVKFAGGGVENTNFGTYQLLRTDEAPEIEVHILTSRREMGGVGEPGLPPTAPAVANALLWGYGIRVNRLPMSPEYIKSLL
- a CDS encoding tetratricopeptide repeat protein: MWKPIRLFSLLLLLAIAFAQQISKEFDVSVELTGKVFEEKPRLMPPEKLPMPIARELDLTPTLLETPRVMEFAQVKPVERASSISCGEPKDALSYRLGVDYYLKGRSSQAEEELGKVIVIPNSPFKPMAEYVLGIIAYSKDQKGRALELFSNSCQFSHMYQKPACEAYYALHFVLKGSVPENRDGLWQVVRNIKEGKAEKPDCKSAVFSQYCQYVSDFVEGKENPLYRDSTLLRAAIIKYFAGSLPEAKGILSSYSTPGKPYRDIALYYLALIEYREGKGEQAFRYAGVLESLSPRLAGELYAFISEKDFYLSRLTYAMTKNPRFLENAGIIAYNAGDYSLAFKSFLEAGNLRYAVYSAVRVGDYKRVISLLENKRGKDREDYMWLLEALYWTGGDMNSLLSEAAGLYPELAREFSGWERFRRGDWLGALGFFQDPYYRSIALYNLKRYREVISLLQGRNDQRSKLLKARSALMLGDTGLARSFLTDRSDEEVYLLGMSYFLEGNYQRAISFFDRVSEKSPLKARAMLRVGDAHYNMGNREKAKESYYEVLRRFPDREEAKQATLSLLEFSGKDIRDEEMERLIKGYMEREKNPPPEIIYQYAVLQAKRGDRKGAEQELLRLLNTPLKFKAILKLAQLEEEIPKKLVLYYKVYREAELEEDRRQAREELIKLYTSAGDTKSLADLLAEGENPDRVRAVGLYLALRDTSSALSLSRDIIKGGYRSQEFERYLIDLYRQSGDTALLDYVVKSPDRSLRGEAILLLGFDNLKKGDKKKALENFVEVSLNYRGEPYYNQAVLEGARVLLELGARRDASCMLERFDLSRSSPEDVNLYNRLRQGLPKCEVR
- a CDS encoding DJ-1/PfpI family protein, which gives rise to MKKVLILTGDASEALEVFYPLYRLREEGFDVKVATPGRKLVQTVVHDMEPGVMETYTEKLGYRLEADLTLKEVNPEDFDALFIPGGRAPEYVRTHQKAVEVVRHFFEKNKPVATLCHGPQLLVAAGVVKGRKVSAFYVLKADVEMAGGEYVDGVVVDKNLVSGRAWPDLPEIMREFLKLLKG
- a CDS encoding histidine phosphatase family protein, with translation MVKLYIIRHAESQWNPIGRYQGLLDPELSERGREQARRLGEHFKDVELHALYSSPLKRTLQTAQEIASVKGLEVVEERRVIEIDHGNWSGLLVEEVQERYPEQFRQWLEEPHRVSFEGGESLQDVYSRVNSFMEYLKERHWGQNVAVVSHTVPIRCMYCGLLKVDLSKFWSFGCDNASYSLVHMEKDRNVIMRLNITCHLGELYVEAYKAL